In Clarias gariepinus isolate MV-2021 ecotype Netherlands chromosome 21, CGAR_prim_01v2, whole genome shotgun sequence, the sequence TCTTTTGTTCGGTTTGAACTTCGGCAGATCATCTTGACCGTGTCTACACGCCTAAACGCATCGCCGTTTGATTGCCTGATTAGATATATGCATTAAAAGAGGTGTATCTAATAAAGtggtcagtgtgtgtatatttcaacagagagaaagaaacgctgtggtgttgttgttttttttagatccGTCTGCGACCTGGAGGCTTCCATGCAGGTTTCCATGCTTTACACGCTGGTTTGGAGGATTGCTTGGAGGAGGCTTGTGGTATTTCAGTGTTTTCTGCACCACCTGGTGCTGTCTGCTGCTCAGATGCTGTACAATCCATCTGAGAAACTCTTTTGTTGCTCGCTGCTTGTGTCAGTTCCGAGACGGCTGTGCGGAGCAGGTCCAGAGTCACAGGGATCACGCTGACGACGCCGCTGTAGTAGTTTCGAGCTTCGTTACAACTCAGACGATTTACCTCGTCATGTGGGTAACTGCAGTGACGACAAAGATATGAGCGGTACCATGAAGAAgcaaaattgtatttgtattttaatacaattaaatgACTAAATTAATGATGTCATTGAAAAAGTTGTTACATTCTGTTAGACCTAGTTTATCATTCATCTTATCCCACACTTTTGTTAAAATTAATCATCATACCACCTTggcactgattattttcctgctaCAACACAAGTGTTTAATACCTTACTCAAAGTGTATACGTATGCATTCATGGTCTCTTAACTGTGGAAGTTGACTCTGAAGTTGACTAAAGTTAAAGTCAGGACTGAAAACACTCCTGCACGTGTCCAGAGCTTCACTTAAATGATCCTGAGCCGACGGAAAAGATTCGATAGTTTGTAATGCTGCCTTGAGACTGTCCATGATGTCCAGGAAGAGCGAGAAGATCCGCCTGTCTGTGGCGTTGTTACAGTGGTGTGTCATGTAACGTTGCACCTAAACACAGAATGGCATAGTTTGAGATTATAACTAATTTGCATTTTCTTATACATACAATAAGTCAATGACTTCAGTTGCTTTTGGCggatttcaatttgtacagagCCAATAAACAAGCGGTAGACCTGTTGGACCTGTTACACAAACCACAATACagacttattttattttgcttggcAGTTTTGCAGTATCGTAACTAATAATACAGATAAGATCTAATGAGTAAGAATGCAGTCTTCGAAAGCGAGATTATGTATTTAATCACAAAAGCTACAATTTATATAAAACCGGTAATATACATGGTCAggaatttatgtagagtttgtcagaaatgtattattttaatataattttgagatacagtataaatacaaaagtatGTTTAATAGTAGCATATCTCAGTTTAAATCAAAATTTCAATAtatcaaaataatcaaaatgtgattttttaaatattaattcatgCACCCGTAGTGTCTCAAAAggtattacaaataaaaaaaaaactgctactTGTACAGTACTACACATCacaaactctaaaaaaaaaaaaaacattatataccTTTCAATCATTATACACTTACTGGCTACTTCATTAGATACACCTGttcaactactgtacatgttaatgCAACTATCTGGACGAAAATGACTTCTTGATGCCAGGGGTCAAAGGTGAGCGGCCAGACTTGTTCGAGCTGATAGGCCCACAGGATAACGTGCTGTCAcgaagctaaaatcatctcagactggtttcttgaacatgacaatgatgtCAATGATTACTCAAAcggtctccacagtcaccagatctcaatccaatagagcatctttgggacgTGATGAAATGGGAGATTCACATCATGGTGTCTgtatacttttggccatacagTGGACTGTAAGTTTTACTAAGCTCTGGACACATGCAGGAGTGTTTTCAGTCCTGACTTTAACCTCAGCCAGCTCCAGGCGCAGTTAAGAAGCACTGTATACATATTTAGTAAGGTTTTAAAACTTTGTGAGAGTATTGTTGCAGGAAAATAATCACTGGCAAGGTGGTGTGATATGACCTACTAAAAATGAACCAACACCTGAACTCATTGAACACCTTGGGATAAACTTAAATAGATAAGAGccaacaaatctgcagcaagAAAATATGCTGTCATGTCAGTATGGACCAATAATGTCTATGTAATGTGTTCAGAACCTTGCTGAAGGCACTAGCAAGGTGTATAGTAGTAATAACAGTTATATCTGCTTGTAATTATACGTCAGTacaccatagtaacatctgacaaaaagatccaAACATACActaaagcagcagactttgtaaaaacttatatttgtgtcattcacAAAACTTTTGCTTTCACTGACCTGTGTGACAGTAGACACGCGCTGAGTCCGTTGGTGCGCGTGCTCGCGCGAGCGCTCGAGCGCCGCTATGAAGCTGAACTGCTGCTGTTTAAAGAGTCGGTGTTTCTcctcaacacacaccaacatctCTTTAACTCTGTCTCTATCCATCACGCTTATCATAcactcgacacacacacacacacacacacacacactaccgtatTAGTATcgttgtgaataaaaacaaacacctaGCTTCACCCGTTAAACGCGCACTCCTctaaaataaacctttttaaggTGACAAAACTAAATTTACAAAACCCCACAAGTTTACCCTACACTTTAATTATATCAAAATACCACTCTACTCCTGCGTAcatatacattttgtttaaatatgcgGCTGTAGTCTTTGTTTCCGAAGTTCCTTCACAAACTAATGATGCAGCGTTGCTCGGCAACCGTGCACGGGCCTTAGAATGCGCTTAATGCGCTTGCGCGGTATCGCGAAGACGATGGGAGGAGTATGTAACCATTGACAACGAGTGCAGGAAGACGCGCAGCAGCAGCGACGGTGCAAGCTTTTAACgctggttttatttgtttagttttttttgtttgttaattggaCACGTTAAAGAAGAACATCATCGTAACATTTAGAGGTGGTAAGAAAGGGGTTTGTGACTGAACAGGAGTAAATCCGTCCTAGGACTACAATACGGTTAAATAGGCTTTAATAAGAAAACACGGGCTACCGTGTTAGCCGTGTTGCTAGCTGTTACACGCGTCAGTTCGTCCGCCATATTGGAAAGGGACAGAGCCAGACAGatctataatttatataatatatcacGCAAAAAAgagctggacagaatttaatgataTTTTGGCAGTACTTTAATATTTGCCAGAAGTTAAATCTGCAACATAATTGAAATTAAAAAGttaagtagaagtgaagttatgagcagttatgtgccagagtatgttacagcatcacacaaaactgtctgggcAAAATTGAATGAAACTTTTTAGTACTTAAAAATCTGCCTGAAGGTTAACCTGCACTATAGGTGAAATCGAAATGTTGAGTAAAATGTTACAACACTGTTcagatgttatgaacagttatgtcctggatttaatcatttactttaaaatgagcTATTAacaagctacttgctcaatgtaaacaaacacctgcacactcactacaggcaatttggaaacgcaaattagcctaacctgcatatctttggaccgtggaaggaaactcaccaagcacggggagaacatgcaaacaccatggacacagagacggaaatcgagcctggccggttcatattagttcatattttcacttccaaaataacagcactgaaagtggtataagtaaattttaacgcactggagtcattttaagacaaaacttaatatttatctgatttacttttaatttgtaaggcgtaagatacttaaccttacaaaattttaattctttgtgttaataagttaggcagagagttctgctgtacagaaagaccgACAGACATGTACAAgtgcttcaacctgaaataatatcaatatcgctgattacattaaagataagattatttttagcttcaacattttaactatttccacaaactctttaaccatcAGCGACAGGTACTTCAGCTAGTTTCATATATATTACCAGAGGCATACATTCATACacttaaattttacattttgatctTGTGTGATGtatctatttatatataaataaaacagaaatcctGTTTCTGTGTTTGCACAGGTAGTTCCATCACAGCTGTTCTGTCACAGGCGTGTCACAGGCATCCTCACTGACTGGAACAGTAGGCAGCGCCATCATCAGTGTAACAGCGGGCAGCGTCGTCTATGGCGAAAAACAGCTACTTCAGACCGAGCAGATAGCTGCTGAAACCCCGGATCAGACAGCAAAAACATCTACAGTGACAATACAGTACGTCAGCCCTTACTGCTGTCGAAACATTGGAGCAAAGTGAGAAGCGGCAGCAAGTTGACGAAACCTGATACTGACATAACTACACATTCAAATCAAATGTACTGAACAATTCATAAACAAGTACTTGGATTTTcttcagtttctttataattacATGAGATTGTCATTGCTCAAGATGGATGCAACAGGCAAACCGTTAAGGATCCCCCCTGAAATGTCTATGTATGCAGAGAAGCATGAGATATTCGACCTTATCCAGGTAAATTTCACCCTAAGACACTGTATACCATAAAAGAGTTAATTACAAATAAACCAATAACCAAACGGTTCTGTTATACAGACCCTAGTGGAAAGCCTGGTGATTGACAAACCAGAAGATCCCATTCAGTACATGATAGACGTGCTGAAGAGAGAAAGGATAGAAGGTGAGATCTCTCCTACTGTCCTCCACAATCAGTCAGATTGTCTACAGTTATTATTTTCAGCAAAGGTGCGTTGGGTAGGGATAAGGCTCTAACAGTTAAAGAAGTGAAGCTGAATACAATCTGGCGGCAccgtggcatagtggttagcgcCATCACCACCGTGTTTAttctccccctgcttggtgggtttcctccgggtactccggtttcctcctacagttcaaagacatgcagattaggctaattgccgttcccaaaatACCCTTAGTGTGAGAATGTGCGTCCTACCACGGTGGTAGCAATGGGAATGAATACAATGCCAGTCACCACTGGTCTCCACAGCTTCATAGCTGGACTACaaatatttgatttgattgctgtcttttttttccctcactaAGCCCGCCCACATTTCCACCTGTGTGCACCAAGCTCCACCCCCAGAACGTAATTATGGTTTGATTAGTGCTAGCATTAGCTAAACGCACTTGCAGTTGCTAAATGCACACCCAGaaatttaaatgcttaaaatataatttcatcTCTTTAACCATACAGCTATCTTTTAATTCATGGGGATGTCAGGAGGTtctgtgggcgtggctataaaATAACTGACAAGAGGCAAatccaaatgcaaacaaaaatgtaaacaaaaatgtatgacaaggttttaaaaacatccctcctgATTCTTTCCAAATTTGGGCATATGAATAAGGGACGgctctccacttttacatttatcacaacAAGGATCGACGTCTGGGAGgaaacgggaaagtttaagtttggagaaatgagaCCTGTGTACAACCCTAAACTGTAATAAGGAGTGGCGGGCTCATAAGGAGGTTGAGTTGACAAGCGTAAGAATTAAATTCCAAGTATCACCTGACAGAGTCAAGTTTAGGTCTTTCTTCCAAGCAGTTTTGATTTTACTCAGAGAGGTGTGACTCGAACTcatcaatccaccataaatagtggatattaggcaGCGGGGACAAACAGAGGAGATTATCTTTAATATTTGCATTAGAAGCCttagaaaaaaatgttattgaaGAGGTAATAAAGTGTCTCACTTGCAGATATCTGAAAAAATGAAagttgggtaggttaaacctttcagaaagctgttcAAACGATGCAAACCCATGATCAACAAATAAGATCTTTGCAAAgcccttattgtaccattcctgaaacactgaaccatttaatgtgttttatttttaaagtacttagttattttacacattatctgtattagcaaaaaaaaaagaagaattttaCACCCCTACATTTATAGTGTAAATAAGTGAACTTCTTGTATCTACCAGCAGGGGGCACACTATTACCATATAAGTGGTTGGAAACATGCGGCAATTATTAGAATACGACAGTGGGGCATAAATAACATGATTTAGCTGCTGTGTTTGGTTCTGATTGCAGATTTATCTTTATAAAATTTCTAACTGTATACATTTAACATTAGTGCCAAGAGTTGTGATACTGGGCCCACCAGCCTCTGGGAAAACAACAGTGGTAAGTATTATGGATCATGATTCTTCTTTCTcttattattggtattattgcatatacatacagtattttcacCACTGTAACGATTCCTGCCATATATCATACATGACGTccaaactaaatataaaatatataatgtaagaCTGCACTTTTTAAACAAGTCTGGAAGTCAGGTCACATTCATACCATCTGGGTTATTCATTCAGACTGAGTTTCTGCCATGCGCTGACCTCCATCTGGGATTCTCAATAATACTCCTGTCTacattatttgtgtttttgtctcATATTCTGTTTTAAAAAGATGTCATTTGTTTTGCCTCAGGCTAAAAAGTTGTGCGAGCACATCGGTGCTGTTCACATAACCTCGAGTCGCATCCTTAAGGATGACACCGAGCTGACCAGAGCCACGAAGCAGAACACAGAGCAGAGTCAGGTGGGACTTCATTACTCAACTCTGAGTTGTTATGAGCCTATATGCATGTGCGGCGAGATATCTGCATGCAGATGTCAAAAGAAATCGGAAGAAAATTCATCTTTAATAAGCGTTTAACAGGCCAAAGATGCAATGAATAAATACACATGCGATGATTAATATCAAGGTGATATGCagtgctgggaaaaaaaagtacaaaacacACGCGGCTGATTAaaagtaatcatttaaatgttaatagttACTTTATAATATACTTTCTATCTTTATAACACCATGTTTATTATCATCAGTATATAAAGATAGTTGATTGTAGCTGGTTAGTAAACCTAGCTAAATTATGTTTAAAGCTTCAGCTTTTGTTTCATATAGTTTGTGGACTATAATTACCGTGATTTGTTTTACAATCTACTTCCTTCCCTCCTTCCATCTTTCCAGGCTTCCTTCGTTCTGAACTTCCTTTCAAACTTTCTGCCTTCCTTCGAAACTTTTGAACTTCCTTCCTTCCATACTTCTTTGTGaactttctttcttccttctgaACACCTACGAATTGTTGTATTTTAAAGGAGAAATCATCAAATCCTAAAGCTGCCCGTTTTGTGTCTGGCCTGGAATAAATCCAGTGTTCATACACAGCTGTGGCTCTTTAAACAGAGCGGTGCAGACCGCACCACACAGCACTATTCCAGCCAATCAGCAACCGCTGATTCTCAACTATTCATGCTCGATggtgttttaatataaatgatGGTCAGCTTGTTGAGGTGTTAGTGTTGCTGCCTGAGCAATAAGTGTCCATCAATGTTATGGGCGGTGCTTCTGAAGTTGCACTGAGGGGAGGGCTGTGTTTGTTTAGCTGTCCAGTTTAAAAAGTAACACTTCTTCTCCAGAATTGTGACTCCTCCTTTAATCGCAAATGAGCAAGGCAGCCTGGTGGCGTAGTGTTACCCgttgtggcctcgcacctttaGGATCGAAGGGTCGATTCTCACCTGTGTGTGAGGAGTTTGTATGCTCTCTCTGTGCTTGACCAGTTTTCTTTGGCAGCTCTGGTTTTTGCACAGGCTGGCTTTTTTCTTAGCTTTCAGGGTTAAAtgcattattactattattattatcatttttactCTGTAACGAtgattaaatataatacatttagcataattcatttacataaaaataacacaattcatttacagcaa encodes:
- the spaca9 gene encoding sperm acrosome-associated protein 9; this translates as MISVMDRDRVKEMLVCVEEKHRLFKQQQFSFIAALERSREHAHQRTQRVSTVTQVQRYMTHHCNNATDRRIFSLFLDIMDSLKAALQTIESFPSAQDHLSEALDTCRSVFSPDFNFSQLQSQLPHYPHDEVNRLSCNEARNYYSGVVSVIPVTLDLLRTAVSELTQAASNKRVSQMDCTASEQQTAPGGAENTEIPQASSKQSSKPACKAWKPAWKPPGRRRI